The genome window GACGGTTCCCAAAGCGGCGGGCCCTCGGGGCCTCGGCGCAGCCAGCCGTGCACGCGCGCCAGGTCCCGCGTGTCCTCAAGCTCGCGCCGCAGCTGCTCGCGCTGCTCCAGCAACTGGCGCCGCGTGTCCCGCAGCACCTTGGCCTGGTGGCGCAGCTGCAGCAACTCCTGCCGCAGGCGACCATTGTCCACTCTGATGGCCTGGATGTGCGCCAAGAGCGCGCGCGCCGCCTCCCGCTCCGCGCGCTGCGCCAGCGACTGCACGCGCTGGCGCGCCTCGCGCTCAAACGCTGCCTTGTCCTCCAGGAATTGCTGCTTCACGCGGTCGAGCAGCTGCGTGTGCTCCACACGCGTATGCAATAGCTCGCGCTCCAGAGCCCGGATTCCGGCCAGGTGCTCCAGCTGCAGCTCCTGCGGGCGGGGCACGGGTCAGCACCGGTCCGCGGCGCGCACCCACCTCGCCCGGCCCCCGCCCGGCCCGCCCGCGGACGCGCGCGCACTGACCTTGTAGGGCTGCAGCTCCTGCACCTGCTGCGCCATCTGCGCCGCGCGCGCCTCCATCTCCAGCTGCTGCGCGCGCAGCCCGTCCTCACGCGCGCGGTAGATCGACGCCAGCTCTGCACGCTGCCTGTGGATCTGCGACAGGTCCACGCGGTTCTGCTCTTCCAGCGTGACGATGGAGTTGGCGCGGCGCTGCGCGCGCGTGCTCGCATAGCTCGCGTAGAACCGGTTCTCCTCGCTCAGGCGCGCCGCCTCGCTGTCAAGCAAGTCGTTCTCCTGCCTCAGTTGGTCATCGAGCTGCTTACAGGCGTCCAGTTCCTCAGAGAGCAGCTTGTGCTCGCGCTGCAGATACTGACCGCGCTCCGACAGCGGCGGCTCGGCGCCCTTTCCCGCCGCGGCCCCCCGGCGCCGGGCGCCCGGCCCGCTCTTCTTCTTGGGCGCCATGGGTCGGGGCCCGCAGCCCGGTCCTCTAATTCATCCCTGCCCCGACCCCAAGCCCGAATGTTCTGGCAAGATTGGACGCGTCTCAGGGTCACGAAGCTGCGGGAGGCAGAATCAGGAGTTTGGAGTCAATCAGGGATCAAGGTATTGTCCCCAACCTTTACCAGTGGGCTCTTACCGGACCGTGGCCGTCAGTCAGGGTTCCTCCACCTTCAGTTAGTGGTGTCGGTTAGCCGGAACGGTCTCCATGGAAACAGAACTTAGTCGCCCTTCCCAACTCCAGACCTGTTGCTTGCGCagcgcctccccacccccaccccgccaccgcCCCTCTTTCTCCATTCCCCCCAACTCCCTCACTCAAAGTCGGTGCGTGATGGCCCGTGTGCCTGCCCTGCAGAAATCAGAGTCCAGACGGGCAGGACTTTGGCTTTCCCCGGAGGACCACACTGGGCTTGCTTCTGAATCTAGCAGGAAGAGGCGCTGGCAGTCTGCTCAACTTCTGCCaaggccgccccccacccccttcctggcGGACTCTCCCACAGCCTCGCCCTGGACCCTGAAGGCCGCAGCACAGTGTCCCATCCGGCTTGTTCCTAGGTTACCGCTCTCTTGGCTGAGCTCCTGCCCCTACCCGGCCAGGCCACCAAGAGGGCACAACTTCCTGCCCCGgcttgctgttccttctgccttggAGCCCTCCCTGCTGAGTTCTGGAGACTTGGGGTGAGCGCCCCTTCTCTGGAGTACCAATGGGCT of Muntiacus reevesi chromosome 12, mMunRee1.1, whole genome shotgun sequence contains these proteins:
- the CCDC166 gene encoding coiled-coil domain-containing protein 166, translating into MAPKKKSGPGARRRGAAAGKGAEPPLSERGQYLQREHKLLSEELDACKQLDDQLRQENDLLDSEAARLSEENRFYASYASTRAQRRANSIVTLEEQNRVDLSQIHRQRAELASIYRAREDGLRAQQLEMEARAAQMAQQVQELQPYKELQLEHLAGIRALERELLHTRVEHTQLLDRVKQQFLEDKAAFEREARQRVQSLAQRAEREAARALLAHIQAIRVDNGRLRQELLQLRHQAKVLRDTRRQLLEQREQLRRELEDTRDLARVHGWLRRGPEGPPLWEPSPAASDPKSFPSKTPSRATFPVPLVPASQNPSQVLSRADSWTPSLPSKVSFPRLPSLIPSRVGSRVLSLAPSRASSRVSPHDPSHAGSRVQSLSVSRPGSRVPSLTPSGPGSGVASFIPSRQGSQFASRSSLHAASQNTILSGKLVPRAGSCPLPVEEDSDRDAADEAASAEPEPTSRKATFPASAGATHDGFQFSTCKAGRSLLWVSAGTPQLVALAAAERDDHATVLPTGLIVWWQTWISGA